The following proteins come from a genomic window of Campylobacter concisus:
- a CDS encoding OmpA/MotB family protein, translated as MGKLIDPKDCPKCMPEWLATFGDLMSLLLCFFVLLLSMATMDAKKMEAAVGSLAGALSVLEGGARPENQIEKETDPESTRAKKSSRQKGSQSELSATVKKINELLTASGAPEITMEESEDGFIVRLPAAMLFDKDSAEISGEDAKLFLKRIGMIVAKMPNEVKVDIIGHTDNIEPNKDSAYKNNWQLSTARALSVVEQLSSDGVPQNRLIASGKASFDPIATNNTEEGRAKNNRVEIHFVSLEPKNKEATKKSILDMRN; from the coding sequence ATGGGTAAATTAATAGATCCTAAAGATTGCCCAAAGTGTATGCCTGAGTGGCTTGCTACTTTTGGCGATCTCATGTCGCTTTTGCTTTGCTTTTTCGTTTTACTTCTTTCGATGGCAACAATGGATGCTAAAAAGATGGAGGCTGCTGTTGGCTCGTTAGCTGGCGCTCTAAGCGTACTTGAAGGCGGTGCTAGACCCGAAAATCAGATAGAAAAAGAGACAGACCCAGAAAGTACTCGTGCGAAAAAATCAAGCAGGCAAAAAGGCTCACAAAGCGAGCTAAGCGCGACAGTTAAAAAAATAAATGAGCTACTAACTGCTAGTGGTGCACCTGAGATTACGATGGAAGAGAGCGAAGATGGCTTTATCGTAAGGCTTCCGGCAGCCATGCTTTTTGATAAGGATAGTGCTGAAATTTCTGGCGAAGATGCAAAGTTATTTTTAAAACGTATAGGTATGATTGTGGCAAAAATGCCAAATGAAGTAAAGGTCGATATCATCGGACATACCGATAACATAGAGCCAAATAAAGACTCAGCTTATAAAAACAACTGGCAACTTTCAACTGCAAGAGCTTTAAGTGTAGTAGAACAGCTTAGTAGCGATGGAGTGCCGCAAAATAGGCTGATAGCTTCAGGAAAGGCTTCGTTTGATCCTATTGCTACTAATAATACAGAAGAGGGTAGGGCAAAAAACAATAGAGTAGAAATTCACTTCGTCTCTCTTGAACCAAAAAACAAAGAGGCTACTAAGAAAAGTATCCTTGATATGAGGAATTAG